A single region of the Phyllostomus discolor isolate MPI-MPIP mPhyDis1 chromosome 14, mPhyDis1.pri.v3, whole genome shotgun sequence genome encodes:
- the LOC114489528 gene encoding histone H2A type 1-H isoform X2, with amino-acid sequence MSGRGKQGGKARAKAKTRSSRAGLQFPVGRVHRLLRKGNYAERVGAGAPVYLAAVLEYLTAEILELAGNAARDNKKTRIIPRHLQLAIRNDEELNKLLGKVTIAQGGVLPNIQAVLLPKKTESHHKAK; translated from the coding sequence AAGGCGCGCGCCAAGGCCAAGACGCGCTCGTCGCGGGCCGGGCTGCAGTTCCCCGTGGGCCGCGTGCACCGCCTGCTGCGCAAGGGCAACTACGCCGAGCGGGTCGGCGCCGGCGCGCCCGTGTACCTGGCGGCCGTGCTGGAGTACCTGACGGCCGAGATCCTGGAGCTGGCGGGCAACGCGGCGCGCGACAACAAGAAGACGCGCATCATCCCGCGCCACCTGCAGCTGGCCATCCGCAACGACGAGGAGCTCAACAAGCTGCTGGGCAAGGTGACCATCGCGCAGGGCGGCGTGCTGCCCAACATCCAGGCCGTGCTGCTGCCCAAGAAGACCGAGAGCCACCACAAG
- the LOC114489528 gene encoding histone H2A type 1 isoform X1 — protein MSGRGKQGGKARAKAKTRSSRAGLQFPVGRVHRLLRKGNYAERVGAGAPVYLAAVLEYLTAEILELAGNAARDNKKTRIIPRHLQLAIRNDEELNKLLGKVTIAQGGVLPNIQAVLLPKKTESHHKAKGK, from the coding sequence AAGGCGCGCGCCAAGGCCAAGACGCGCTCGTCGCGGGCCGGGCTGCAGTTCCCCGTGGGCCGCGTGCACCGCCTGCTGCGCAAGGGCAACTACGCCGAGCGGGTCGGCGCCGGCGCGCCCGTGTACCTGGCGGCCGTGCTGGAGTACCTGACGGCCGAGATCCTGGAGCTGGCGGGCAACGCGGCGCGCGACAACAAGAAGACGCGCATCATCCCGCGCCACCTGCAGCTGGCCATCCGCAACGACGAGGAGCTCAACAAGCTGCTGGGCAAGGTGACCATCGCGCAGGGCGGCGTGCTGCCCAACATCCAGGCCGTGCTGCTGCCCAAGAAGACCGAGAGCCACCACAAGGCCAAGGGCAAGTGA
- the LOC114489524 gene encoding histone H4: protein MSGRGKGGKGLGKGGAKRHRKVLRDNIQGITKPAIRRLARRGGVKRISGLIYEETRGVLKVFLENVIRDAVTYTEHAKRKTVTAMDVVYALKRQGRTLYGFGG from the coding sequence ATGTCTGGTCGTGGTAAGGGTGGGAAGGGTCTCGGCAAAGGCGGCGCCAAGCGCCACCGCAAGGTGCTGCGCGACAACATCCAGGGCATCACCAAGCCCGCCATCCGGCGCCTGGCCCGCCGCGGCGGCGTCAAGCGCATCTCCGGCCTCATCTACGAGGAGACCCGCGGGGTGCTCAAGGTCTTCCTGGAGAACGTGATCCGCGACGCCGTCACCTACACGGAGCACGCCAAGCGCAAGACGGTCACGGCCATGGACGTGGTCTACGCGCTCAAGCGCCAGGGCCGCACCCTCTACGGTTTCGGCGGCTGA